ATCGCAGCCGTCAATGTCGTCTTACCGTGGTCGACATGTCCAATCGTTCCGACATTAACATGCGGCTTCGTTCTGATAAATTTTTCCTTGGCCATGTGTAAAAACTTCCTCCGTCTATCTTAAGTATACATTAAATTCGCAAACATTTTGGCCGAAACATCTTTGGGCAGCGGTGCATAGGCGGCGAACTGCATGGTGTAAACACCTCTTCCCTGCGAGAGATTTCTGAGGGCGGTGGCATAGCCGAACATTTCGCCGAGTGGAACGGTGGCCGTAATAACCTGAAGGTTATTGCGGGGCACCATGCCGTGAATTTTGCCGCGGCGCTGGTTCAGATCACCAACGACGCTTCCCATATAGGTCTCAGGACAGACCACTTCAACATCCATAACCGGCTCCAGAACGACCGGCTTGGCCCGTTTGGCGGCATCCTCGAATGCCATCGCGGCCGCAATTTCATAGCCGAGTTCGGTGGAATCGATATCGCGCGACGATCCATTTATAAGGCTGATTTTTATTCCGGTTAACGGGTACCCGGCAATGACACCGTTGGACATCGATTGCCTGACACCCTTTTCCACAGC
This window of the candidate division Zixibacteria bacterium HGW-Zixibacteria-1 genome carries:
- a CDS encoding elongation factor Tu, which produces MAKEKFIRTKPHVNVGTIGHVDHGKTTLTAA